The genomic DNA CAACTGACAAAGACAAGCACGTGGACAATAACGGTATTGAAAATGTGGGCAGAGGAACTTGTGGTTCTGTCTGCTCATCCCAGCATCCTGCCACCAGCCATGGGTATGACTTTGAATCAGGCTGAATGGCAATCTCTGAGCCCATCTCCCTGGTTAGAGCCCCTAGCCCAGGGATGGACAGCAAGTGGCCTAAGACCCCAGCAGAACCCTTCTCTGGGATGTTTCCCTTACCCTCTAGTGGGTAAAATAGAAGCAAATAGGTCTGGGGCTCCTTTGAGCTCTGGTCTGCATCCCAGAGAGAATGAGGCCTCATTCTCTCATCCCAGGAGGAATGAGGCCAACTCTACAACATCAAGTATGATCTTATCCTTGCTAATGATGTttgattttatgtgtcaactggACTGAGCCACAGGGTGTCCAGATATATGGTCAAATATTATTCTGGGCAAGATGGCCATCTGAgtcagtagactgagtaaagtgCTTGGGTTCCTCACCGTCACGTGCATGGGTCGCAGCTGAGACTGCATAGGACAAAAAGGCCAAGGAACAGTGAACTCCTGCCTGACTGTTGAACTGGGGTGTCAGTCTCATTCTGCCTTTGGACTGAAACACTGAATTTTCCTGGGTCCCGGGCCTGTTGGCTTGCAGACTGGAGCTACCCCATCGAtgctcctgggtctccagcagcCCCCTGCAGGTCTTGGGGTGTCTCAGCCTCCGTAACCTCACGAGTGGATTCCTAACCTACCCGTCTCTCCAACTgcctctgcttctctggagaGCCCTAACCAGtatctttttttcctaattagaAAAATTTGGAGATTAACTTGTCTAACCTTACAGTTAAATGTAGAGTTGGGCTTTAAATTCCAGTCGATTTTCATAGCCATCATGGTACACTGCTTCTATTCgtgtaaaaataaaaaccccCTGTATCCAACTGAAGTCTCCAGGTTTAGGTCCATTTTTGTTATTTACTGACCCACATGCACATGCAATCTGCACCACACCCTGCGCAGAGCCCAAGATGGTGATGAAGTCAGCTCCTGGGCCTCCTCTCATCTCCATCAAGTACAAAGAATTTATTCAGGACAGGGCATGTGATGCTGGCTGTGCCAACCAGGAGGGCGCGCAGGCAGGAGCCCTTCACGAGAATGCCGCCTCGAGCCCAGGCTGCTGCCGCCTGTCCCCAGCGCTCTCTACTCCCGGTAGTGGACCCTCTGGTGCTGGATGAGCTGGGAACTCTGGCCGAAGGCCTTGCCGCAGGCGCCACAGGCGAAGGGCTTCTCACCCGTGTGGGTCCGCAGGTGCCGGAAGAAGTGCGAGCGGCCGCGGAAGGCCTTGCCACAGTCGGGGCACTCATAGGGTTTCTCACCCGTGTGGATGCGCTGGTGCTCGATGAGCACCGAGCTCCAGATGAAGGCCTTGCCGCACTGGCTGCAGGCATACGGCTTCTCGCCCGTGTGCAGCCGCTGGTGCCGCACCAGGTTGGAGCTCTGGCTGAAGGCCTGGCCGCACTCGCCGCACTCGTACGGCTTCTCCCCGTTGTGGACGCGCAGGTGCTGTGTGAAGTGCGAGCTGTGGCTGAAGGCGCGGCCACACTGGCCGCACTCGTagggcttctcgcccgtgtggATGCGGTGGTGTTGGATGAAGCCCGACCAGCCGCGGAAGCGCTTGTCGCACTCGTGGCAGGCGTagggcttctcgcccgtgtggATGCGCTGGTGCTTCAGCAGGAGCGAGTTGTACTTGAAGCTCTTGCCGCAGGCCTCGCACCTGTGCGGCTTCCCGCCCCGTGGGCCGCCCTGCTGGGTCCCCAGCCCCGAGCCCCGGCTCAGGCCGCCCGCCAGCTCGGCCGTGCGTCCCGGGCTGCCCTCCGTCCCGGAGGCCCCCTGCGACCCGAGCCAGGTGTCTCTCTTCTGGGAACGGGGCCCAGCCCTCGGTGTCTGGCCTGCTGACCGCTCCAGGCTGGGCTCCTGCCCAAAGCGGTCCCCACCCCCGGGTCTGCGGGGAAGGCTCCTCAGCAGGGTCCTCAGCACGCCTCCGGCCTGGTGCACCTCGTCTTCAGGACCGTGCGGGCTGGGAGACGACGGGGCCTGCTCCGGCTCCGACTCAGAACCTGAAACGAGTGGCGGAGGGCCCTCAGAGGCCGTCCCTCACTGGACCCCGTCCCATCCCGGGTGCCTGCGCCAGGGTGGGAGCGGACGGGACGTCGTGGGTTGCTCGGGGGCGGGGCGGACAGGAGGTTCAAACTCGGAGCCAAGCAGAAAAGCCCCTGCTCCCGAGGATGCTGGTCCGGGATGCCAGCGCCTGCCACGTCCTCTCCGAGGAGGCGCCTGTCCAGGCCCCTGCGGCCCCTGAGCTGCTTCAGGGACCCCCGGGAGACACCACAAGGGCTTCTCTGGGGGAGAGGTGAGGTAGGGTGGGGCAGCAGAGAAATGAGGGGCTAAGCGCCTGGACGGGTGAAGCCAGATCCAGGCCTTGGGGAGAAGGGGATGTGGCCAGAGCTTGATTTAGGGGGCTAGAGGAGGTGGGGGGAAGTACACTGGGCAAAGGGGGGCCAGGACAACTCCCCAAGCGCCGGCCTGGCGTGCCAGTGGTGCTGGGGCAGACACTACCTGGACAGGCTGGGGCTACAGGGGCCTGGGCAGCACTCACAGTCAAGACAGCGGAGAAAACAGGATGGGCATCAGTGGGGACGGGCTGTGGGGCACGGAAGCGCGCTCCGAGCCAGGGACAAGAAGGGCCTGGGGGCCTGGCTGTGTGGTGGGCATagccaggagcctggtgggcagcagctgCAGATAGCTGTGTTGCGGGCAGGGCCCTGGTTCGGCCTGCTCACTCACCTGACCAGCAGGTGTCTCTGCAGATCTGGACCTCTGCCACCTCTTGGAAGTCCAGGTCTGACGGCTcctgtgggggctgggagggcacCTCAGGGCTGCTGCTGGGGAAGCCTGGGGGTCACAGGGGGCTGGGGCTCATTTCCCCCTCCTCTGGAGGCTCCTGAGAGCCACAAAGGGTTGGAGTGTTCAAGAGACGGGTGTGTGAGGGGCCCGAGACACCACATGGCTGCCCTGCAgtggggaggcaggggctgggcctGGAGCGCTGGCTGCTCTGGGCTGCTGTCACTCAGCCTTCACCCGCTGTCACTCAACCACGTGAAGTCTGGGGCTGGCCAGGCCCGGCCTGCTAGGTGGACAGCCTGCTCATACGGCCACATCCTGACACGGCCTCTCAGAGCTCAGTGCTGTGTCCCCCTATGCTGGGCACCTCCAGGGTGGTTGTGATGGAAGGCTTACAGCTTGGCCTGAAGGCAGGCCACCCTCAACTAGCAACAGGGACAGGCCTGGTTGACCCTGGCCAGGGCCCCAGGCCTGAGGCTCAAGTGAACAGTGTGCTGATGTGGCCGGTGCTCCAGGGGGAAGGCGGTGGGTAATTTTTTGGCTCAAAGTTTTCTGCGTAAAACAGCCCAGAAGTGTGTTGTTGGGCCTGGACACACTTGTAGGAGAGGAGcagttgggggcggggggcggggggggggaggtgGTTGGCCACTGGGTACCTAGAATTCAGTCTCAGGCGCCAGCCAGGAGCACCTCTGGGAAGACTGCCTCCTGGCCAGgggcccctccctcctccagcctgcGGACCCCAGGGGTCCAGCCCCCCATCTGCAGGGCACTAGTCCCTGAGGGGCTGCGCCAGGCCCGCCGCCCAGCCCAGTGCAGCGCGGTTCCGCTTTAGTCTCTGGGAGCTGCAAGTGAAGAGGGGCTGAGCCCTGCCCCACACCTGCACCCCCCACCCAGCATC from Bos indicus x Bos taurus breed Angus x Brahman F1 hybrid chromosome 14, Bos_hybrid_MaternalHap_v2.0, whole genome shotgun sequence includes the following:
- the GLI4 gene encoding zinc finger protein GLI4 isoform X2 → MGCQKWTDGWRSCWQIPSSRLCPRSAPAAHRQQVPGVHSFSRPWGKMAALGDGQEPPHVLSPVSFESPGTPGAHHHEAQLHLHLHGHQHGSESEPEQAPSSPSPHGPEDEVHQAGGVLRTLLRSLPRRPGGGDRFGQEPSLERSAGQTPRAGPRSQKRDTWLGSQGASGTEGSPGRTAELAGGLSRGSGLGTQQGGPRGGKPHRCEACGKSFKYNSLLLKHQRIHTGEKPYACHECDKRFRGWSGFIQHHRIHTGEKPYECGQCGRAFSHSSHFTQHLRVHNGEKPYECGECGQAFSQSSNLVRHQRLHTGEKPYACSQCGKAFIWSSVLIEHQRIHTGEKPYECPDCGKAFRGRSHFFRHLRTHTGEKPFACGACGKAFGQSSQLIQHQRVHYRE
- the GLI4 gene encoding zinc finger protein GLI4 isoform X3 is translated as MAALGDGQEPPHVLSPVSFESPGTPGAHHHEAQLHLHLHGHQHGFPSSSPEVPSQPPQEPSDLDFQEVAEVQICRDTCWSGSESEPEQAPSSPSPHGPEDEVHQAGGVLRTLLRSLPRRPGGGDRFGQEPSLERSAGQTPRAGPRSQKRDTWLGSQGASGTEGSPGRTAELAGGLSRGSGLGTQQGGPRGGKPHRCEACGKSFKYNSLLLKHQRIHTGEKPYACHECDKRFRGWSGFIQHHRIHTGEKPYECGQCGRAFSHSSHFTQHLRVHNGEKPYECGECGQAFSQSSNLVRHQRLHTGEKPYACSQCGKAFIWSSVLIEHQRIHTGEKPYECPDCGKAFRGRSHFFRHLRTHTGEKPFACGACGKAFGQSSQLIQHQRVHYRE
- the GLI4 gene encoding zinc finger protein GLI4 isoform X1, which codes for MGCQKWTDGWRSCWQIPSSRLCPRSAPAAHRQQVPGVHSFSRPWGKMAALGDGQEPPHVLSPVSFESPGTPGAHHHEAQLHLHLHGHQHGFPSSSPEVPSQPPQEPSDLDFQEVAEVQICRDTCWSGSESEPEQAPSSPSPHGPEDEVHQAGGVLRTLLRSLPRRPGGGDRFGQEPSLERSAGQTPRAGPRSQKRDTWLGSQGASGTEGSPGRTAELAGGLSRGSGLGTQQGGPRGGKPHRCEACGKSFKYNSLLLKHQRIHTGEKPYACHECDKRFRGWSGFIQHHRIHTGEKPYECGQCGRAFSHSSHFTQHLRVHNGEKPYECGECGQAFSQSSNLVRHQRLHTGEKPYACSQCGKAFIWSSVLIEHQRIHTGEKPYECPDCGKAFRGRSHFFRHLRTHTGEKPFACGACGKAFGQSSQLIQHQRVHYRE